One stretch of Arachis duranensis cultivar V14167 chromosome 1, aradu.V14167.gnm2.J7QH, whole genome shotgun sequence DNA includes these proteins:
- the LOC107470748 gene encoding uncharacterized protein LOC107470748 → MADAPPPTPSELLRMVTELQQANHRMAEENQRMQNQIAQLEQARLEHHNHDRENNERTHVSETPQSDNEGNRQFTLPTTLTPYDGLGDPKQHVKKFRSIMIVNGASDPILCRCFPSFLDGPALDWFCSLPADSISRFQELAAQFEDHFAASAIYLHDSDYLTTIKQGAQESLKDYITRFTKVAMRIPDLHPEVHLHAIKSGLRPGKFQETIAVTKPKTLAEFREKAKGQIDVEELRQARKTERSATNKDDDKPRDSKKAFKPVPRYDSYTKFNTKRDDIIKEILNSKLIKPPRKAGNYPESKSVDRSKYCTFHQKHGHTTDECVIAKDLLERLARQGHLDKFIAGQMQKNTSPTPDTSTAGTSSKGKEKAPAQPRGVINCISGGYAGGGHTSSARKCTYRAMLAITDAPSHPRPLTNTSEVTFRPTDFNGADTNLDDPVVISIQLGDLIVRKVLLDPGSSADVLFFTTFEKMKLSNNILQPYMGDLVGFSGERVPVLGSVWLQTTLGEQPLHNTQDIQYLVVDCFSPYNVILGRPFLNKFAAIVSTVHLCVKFPVQDNIIATVHGDLQEARYFYESRRQEKPHKLFARECRPIRMDLR, encoded by the exons ATGGCTGATGCTCCACCTCCTACTCCATCCGAACTTCTGAGGATGGTGACTGAACTTCAGCAAGCGAATCATCGAATGGCAGAGGAAAACCAGAGAATGCAAAACCAAATCGCACAATTAGAACAAGCTCGCCTAGAGCATCATAACCACGATCGTGAAAACAACGAACGAACTCATGTCTCGGAGACGCCACAAAGCGACAACGAAGGAAATCG ACAATTCACTCTGCCGACAACTTTAACCCCATACGACGGGTTGGGTGACCCAAAGCAACATGTCAAGAAGTTCCGATCTATTATGATCGTCAATGGTGCATCCGATCCAATTCTTTGTCGATGTTTTCCATCTTTTTTAGACGGTCCTGCACTTGACTGGTTTTGTTCTTTGCCTGCAGATTCGATATCTCGTTTTCAGGAGCTCGCTGCCCAGTTTGAAGATCATTTCGCAGCATCCGCAATATATCTCCACGATTCTGACTATTTGACGACCATAAAACAGGGAGCACAAGAAAGTCTGAAGGACTATATCACCCGCTTTACAAAGGTCGCCATGAGGATTCCCGACCTCCATCCAGAAGTTCATCTACACGCCATAAAAAGCGGCCTTCGCCCTGGCAAATTCCAGGAAACTATCGCTGTGACCAAGCCAAAAACTTTAGCCGAATTTCGTGAAAAGGCCAAGGGTCAGATCGACGTTGAAGAACTCAGACAAGCAAGGAAAACGGAAAGATCGGCAACAAATAAGGACGACGATAAACCTCGGGATAGCAAAAAAGCATTTAAGCCGGTTCCACGATATGACTCATAcaccaaattcaatacaaaaagAGACGACATTATAAAGGAGATATTAAACTCCAAACTGATCAAACCTCCTCGCAAAGCTGGCAATTATCCCGAGTCAAAAAGTGTTGACAGATCGAAGTATTGCACTTTTCATCAGAAACACGGACACACCACCGACGAATGTGTCATCGCCAAAGATCTCCTTGAACGGCTAGCAAGGCAAGGACATCTCGATAAATTTATTGCAGGGCAGATGCAGAAAAATACTAGCCCCACACCCGACACGTCAACAGCTGGCACCTCCtcaaaaggaaaggaaaaagcACCGGCGCAACCTAGAGGGGTAATAAACTGTATCTCCGGAGGCTACGCTGGAGGAGGACACACAAGCTCAGCCCGAAAATGTACTTACAGGGCCATGCTAGCAATCACGGATGCCCCAAGCCATCCTCGGCCATTGACGAATACCTCAGAAGTAACTTTCAGACCAACCGACTTCAACGGTGCTGATACCAATCTGGACGACCCTGTTGTCATTTCAATTCAGCTGGGAGACCTGATAGTAAGGAAAGTTTTACTCGACCCAGGAAGCAGTGCAGACGTCCTATTTTTCACCACCTTCGAAAAAATGAAGCTGAGTAACAACATTCTGCAGCCATACATGGGAGACCTGGTTGGATTTTCAGGAGAACGAGTTCCTGTACTGGGATCAGTGTGGTTACAAACCACACTCGGTGAGCAACCATTACACAATACACAGGATATTCAATATCTTGTAGTCGACTGTTTTAGCCCATACAATGTTATATTAGGCAGaccctttttaaataaatttgctGCAATTGTATCTACTGTTCACCTTTGTGTCAAGTTTCCTGTGCAGGACAATATCATAGCCACAGTTCACGGAGATCTCCAGGAGGCGAG GTACTTCTATGAGTCCAGAAGACAGGAAAAGCCTCACAAGCTTTTTGCAAGAGAATGCCGACCTATTCGCATGGACCTCCGCTGA